Proteins encoded in a region of the Malaciobacter mytili LMG 24559 genome:
- the purF gene encoding amidophosphoribosyltransferase — protein MCAIVGIYGNNNAARLASVALFAMQHRGQEATGISSSCDGKIYTKKDSGLVSEVFTDEALQYLKGNMAIGHNRYSTAGSDSILDAQPVFAKYKLGEMSIVHNGNLINKEEVRNELIDKGAIFQTGMDTENLIHLIAKSSKDRLRDRIKEALNKTVGAYCFIVQSRSKQFVIRDRYGIRPLSLGKLKSGGYIVASETCAFDLVDADFIRDVNPGEMLIFSENNEQPESIQLFEPEYRPCAFEYVYFARPDSVIDGKNVYITRENMGKTLAKNDANKDLKVDMVVPVPDSGVPAALGYAAQSGVPFELGIIRNHYVGRTFIEPTQEMRNLKVRMKLSPMKSLIAGKSLLVIDDSIVRGTTSKRIVKMLKDAGAKEVHFRVASPEIKFPCYYGIDTPNQEELISFKMTKEEVCKYIEADSLEYLSIEDLRNSIGADRNYALESFDGDYFVTK, from the coding sequence ATGTGTGCAATAGTTGGAATTTATGGTAATAATAATGCAGCAAGACTTGCTTCTGTTGCTCTTTTTGCAATGCAACATAGAGGGCAAGAGGCTACTGGTATCTCTTCATCATGTGATGGAAAGATTTATACAAAGAAAGATAGTGGTTTAGTTTCAGAAGTTTTTACAGATGAAGCATTACAATATCTAAAAGGTAATATGGCAATAGGTCATAATAGATACTCAACAGCGGGTAGTGATTCTATTTTAGATGCTCAACCAGTTTTTGCAAAATATAAATTGGGTGAAATGTCAATTGTTCATAATGGAAACTTAATTAATAAAGAAGAAGTAAGAAATGAGCTAATAGATAAAGGTGCTATTTTTCAAACAGGAATGGATACTGAAAACCTTATTCATTTAATTGCAAAAAGTTCAAAAGATAGATTAAGAGATAGAATAAAAGAGGCATTAAATAAAACTGTTGGTGCATACTGTTTTATTGTTCAATCTAGGTCTAAACAGTTTGTAATTAGAGATAGATATGGAATTAGACCTTTATCTTTAGGTAAACTAAAATCAGGTGGCTATATAGTTGCTAGTGAAACTTGTGCTTTTGATTTAGTTGATGCAGATTTTATTAGAGATGTGAACCCTGGTGAAATGTTAATTTTTAGTGAAAATAATGAGCAACCAGAGTCTATTCAACTATTTGAACCAGAGTATAGACCTTGTGCTTTTGAATATGTATATTTTGCAAGGCCTGATTCAGTTATTGATGGTAAAAATGTATATATTACAAGAGAAAATATGGGAAAAACTCTTGCTAAAAATGATGCAAATAAAGATTTAAAAGTAGATATGGTTGTTCCAGTACCTGATTCAGGAGTTCCAGCAGCACTTGGTTATGCAGCACAAAGTGGAGTACCTTTTGAATTAGGGATTATTAGAAACCATTATGTTGGTAGAACATTTATTGAACCAACACAAGAGATGAGAAATTTAAAGGTTAGAATGAAGCTTTCTCCAATGAAATCTTTAATTGCAGGTAAATCTTTACTTGTAATTGATGATTCAATTGTTAGAGGAACTACATCTAAAAGAATTGTAAAAATGCTTAAAGATGCTGGTGCTAAAGAAGTTCACTTTAGAGTAGCAAGCCCTGAAATTAAATTTCCTTGTTATTATGGTATAGATACACCAAATCAAGAAGAGTTAATTTCATTTAAAATGACAAAAGAAGAGGTTTGTAAATATATTGAAGCTGATTCTTTAGAATATCTTTCAATTGAAGATTTAAGAAATTCAATTGGAGCAGATAGAAACTATGCATTAGAAAGCTTTGATGGAGACTATTTCGTAACAAAATAA
- a CDS encoding TIGR01212 family radical SAM protein (This family includes YhcC from E. coli K-12, an uncharacterized radical SAM protein.): protein MSNLKEVLTIGRYFREKFGETIYKVPISISGFTCPNIDGTVARGGCSFCENDSFSPNLQEKKSKFKLNPRVEKNPYLDNQLKQLQLQFEATKQRLQNKFGAKKFIVYFQSFTNTYAPIETLKALYSKALSFENVIGLSIGTRTDCVTEEILDYLVELSKDKEIWVEYGIQSFYDETLEEINRGDSSSNMKYWIQRTKQKGLNVCGHLIYGLPGETQEMMLDTFEQTVKLNVDSIKFHPLYVVKNTLLTAQFKKGKFTPISEDLYIDTVVKSIKNLPNNISIQRVTAGIDDNTLLSPLWCKNKHQQIFKIREALLKEGFIY, encoded by the coding sequence ATGAGCAATTTAAAAGAAGTTCTAACAATTGGAAGATATTTTAGAGAAAAATTTGGTGAGACAATTTATAAAGTTCCAATTTCAATATCAGGATTCACTTGTCCAAATATAGATGGTACAGTGGCAAGAGGAGGGTGTTCATTTTGTGAAAATGACTCCTTCTCTCCAAACTTACAAGAAAAAAAAAGTAAGTTTAAATTAAATCCAAGAGTAGAAAAAAATCCTTATTTGGATAATCAACTAAAACAACTACAATTACAATTTGAAGCTACAAAACAAAGACTTCAAAATAAATTTGGTGCAAAAAAATTTATAGTTTATTTTCAATCTTTTACAAATACTTATGCTCCAATAGAGACTTTAAAAGCTTTATATTCAAAAGCCTTAAGTTTTGAAAATGTAATAGGTTTATCAATTGGTACAAGAACTGATTGTGTAACAGAAGAGATTTTAGATTATTTAGTTGAATTATCAAAAGATAAAGAGATTTGGGTTGAATATGGAATACAATCTTTTTATGATGAAACTTTAGAAGAGATAAATAGAGGTGATAGTAGTTCTAATATGAAATATTGGATACAAAGAACTAAGCAAAAAGGCTTAAATGTTTGTGGTCATTTAATCTATGGACTTCCAGGTGAAACACAAGAGATGATGTTAGATACTTTTGAGCAAACTGTTAAACTAAATGTGGATTCTATAAAATTTCATCCTTTATATGTTGTTAAAAATACATTATTAACAGCACAATTTAAAAAAGGTAAATTTACTCCAATTAGTGAAGATTTATATATTGATACGGTTGTAAAATCTATTAAGAATCTTCCAAATAATATCTCTATTCAAAGAGTAACAGCAGGAATTGATGATAATACACTTTTATCACCTTTATGGTGTAAAAATAAACATCAACAAATTTTTAAAATAAGAGAAGCTTTATTAAAAGAAGGTTTTATTTATTAA
- a CDS encoding LysR family transcriptional regulator — translation MLTDFAKLETFLTVVREKSFSKASAKLGISQPAVTQQMKFIEDYLDVQIVDRKKNGIRLTKEGQMLYSIAQKIERCVNNAEKELLKIMNKDVTFVFGASFIIGNYILPRFLNNLKENINNDVSINVSVSHKAIEDLLDKKIDMALVENYIPDDNIIYREWMDDEIVIFSNQALPLKAKAKDLLSYKWVCRNPDSHTRLIFKESLDKANYPDCDTFNVTSEVTSATTIVQTVLHSNKDDVPTVSIVSRNAIESLLKAGVLFESRIGNQKMIRKLYIAYRKDRKHDAFIENVVDYLLKIK, via the coding sequence ATGCTAACGGATTTTGCAAAACTTGAAACATTTTTAACTGTAGTTAGGGAAAAATCTTTTTCAAAAGCTTCAGCAAAACTTGGTATTTCTCAACCTGCAGTTACACAACAAATGAAGTTTATCGAAGACTACTTAGATGTTCAAATAGTAGATAGAAAGAAAAATGGAATTAGGCTAACAAAAGAGGGGCAAATGCTTTACTCTATTGCACAAAAAATAGAAAGATGTGTAAATAATGCAGAAAAAGAACTACTTAAGATTATGAATAAAGATGTAACTTTTGTATTTGGTGCCTCTTTCATCATAGGTAACTATATTTTACCTAGATTTTTAAATAATTTAAAAGAGAATATTAATAATGATGTATCAATAAATGTATCTGTTTCACATAAAGCAATTGAAGATTTATTGGATAAAAAAATAGATATGGCTTTAGTTGAAAACTATATTCCTGATGATAATATTATTTATAGAGAATGGATGGATGATGAAATTGTAATTTTTTCTAATCAAGCACTTCCATTAAAAGCAAAAGCAAAAGATTTATTATCATATAAATGGGTATGTAGAAATCCTGATTCACATACAAGATTAATCTTTAAAGAATCACTAGATAAAGCAAACTATCCTGACTGTGATACATTTAATGTTACAAGTGAAGTAACAAGTGCCACAACTATTGTACAAACTGTTTTACATTCAAATAAAGATGATGTACCAACGGTATCTATAGTATCAAGAAATGCAATTGAATCACTACTTAAAGCTGGTGTTTTATTTGAATCAAGAATTGGTAATCAAAAGATGATAAGAAAACTATATATTGCATATAGAAAAGATAGAAAACACGACGCATTTATAGAAAATGTTGTTGATTATCTATTAAAAATCAAATAA
- a CDS encoding ATP-dependent helicase produces MSENFLLTLNDSQKDAAQHIDGALLILAGAGSGKTKTITTRLAYLISIGIDPASILTLTFTNKAATEMRERAYSLLDSASINTPPLLCTFHKFGLLLLKFYISKLDRKNNFIIIDTDDKKRILKSIDKDIPTALVASEISKYKNSILSPTEAKAAAQLKLYQQIADIYEKYENYLEKNNLVDFDDLLLLPYKILCKSKALAEELSQKYQYIMVDEYQDTNELQYKLLRKLCCTHNNICVVGDDDQSIYGWRGATIKNILNFTDHFENTKVVKLEENYRSTTKILEHANQLIEHNRDRLGKKLLGTREEGSSVKVYESSDENEETRKIVDDIKKLIDSGERASDVAILFRVNALSRSLEEGFNKAGLSYKLVGGMKFYERAEIKDLIAYFRILTNNNDNFSLKRIINKPKRGIGKTTIDKLDAVSIENKKPIFELLEELEPDELAKIVGKKNSRTLKVFMASIMDLKESLEESKMRFLDSFEDTFDYRSSYDNLPDGFERQANIDEFYGYIRDYFIQNPLLSLEDFLNEIALESEHNEYSDELVSMMSIHASKGLEYKHLFIIGLEEGFFPIIGDGSDIEEERRLGYVAITRAMDNLTMSFVHSRFYKGKRTTLSKSRFLSESGLIKGCLTIEKNSAYKTGDLVKHKIFGMGRVQKAVKAGKDYKLTINFSGQRRDILSSFVEKI; encoded by the coding sequence ATGTCTGAAAATTTTTTATTAACATTAAATGACTCACAAAAAGATGCAGCACAGCATATTGATGGTGCATTACTTATCTTAGCTGGGGCTGGTTCTGGTAAAACAAAAACTATTACTACTAGATTAGCATATCTTATATCAATAGGGATAGATCCTGCTTCAATTTTAACGCTTACATTTACAAATAAAGCAGCAACAGAGATGAGAGAAAGAGCCTATAGTTTACTAGATAGTGCCTCAATAAATACTCCGCCTTTATTATGCACATTCCACAAGTTTGGATTACTTCTTTTAAAATTTTATATAAGTAAGCTTGATAGAAAAAACAATTTTATAATAATAGATACAGATGACAAAAAAAGAATTTTAAAATCAATAGATAAAGATATTCCAACTGCTCTTGTTGCAAGTGAAATATCAAAATATAAAAACTCAATTTTATCTCCAACTGAAGCAAAAGCTGCTGCACAATTAAAGCTATATCAACAAATTGCAGATATTTATGAAAAGTATGAAAATTATCTAGAAAAAAATAATTTAGTAGATTTTGATGATTTACTTTTACTACCATATAAAATTCTTTGCAAAAGTAAAGCATTGGCTGAAGAATTAAGTCAAAAATATCAATATATTATGGTAGATGAATACCAAGATACAAATGAATTACAATATAAACTTTTAAGAAAGCTTTGTTGTACTCATAATAATATTTGTGTTGTGGGGGATGATGACCAATCTATTTATGGATGGCGTGGTGCAACAATAAAAAATATTTTAAATTTTACAGACCACTTTGAAAATACTAAGGTTGTTAAGCTTGAAGAAAACTATAGATCAACAACAAAAATCTTAGAACATGCAAACCAACTAATAGAACATAATAGGGATAGGCTAGGTAAAAAACTTCTTGGAACTAGAGAAGAAGGAAGCAGTGTAAAAGTATATGAATCTTCTGATGAAAATGAAGAAACAAGAAAAATAGTAGATGATATTAAAAAATTAATTGATAGTGGAGAAAGAGCAAGTGATGTTGCTATTTTATTTAGGGTAAATGCCCTATCAAGATCACTTGAAGAAGGGTTTAATAAAGCAGGATTATCTTATAAACTTGTGGGTGGAATGAAGTTCTATGAAAGAGCAGAGATTAAAGATTTAATTGCTTATTTTAGAATACTTACAAATAATAACGATAACTTCTCTTTAAAAAGAATTATAAATAAACCAAAAAGAGGTATTGGAAAAACTACAATTGATAAGCTTGATGCGGTATCAATTGAAAATAAAAAACCAATTTTTGAATTATTAGAAGAGTTAGAGCCTGATGAATTAGCAAAAATTGTTGGAAAGAAAAACTCAAGAACATTAAAAGTATTTATGGCTTCAATAATGGATTTAAAAGAGAGTTTAGAAGAGTCTAAAATGAGATTCTTGGACTCTTTTGAAGATACTTTTGATTATAGAAGTTCATATGATAATCTTCCTGATGGTTTTGAAAGACAAGCCAATATTGATGAGTTTTATGGATATATTAGAGATTATTTTATTCAAAACCCTCTTTTAAGTTTAGAAGATTTTTTAAATGAGATAGCACTAGAAAGCGAGCATAATGAATATAGTGATGAATTAGTCTCTATGATGAGTATTCATGCTTCTAAAGGTTTAGAATATAAGCATCTATTTATAATTGGACTTGAAGAGGGCTTTTTCCCTATAATTGGTGATGGAAGTGATATAGAAGAAGAAAGAAGATTAGGTTATGTTGCAATTACAAGGGCTATGGATAATCTTACTATGTCATTTGTTCATTCAAGGTTTTATAAAGGAAAAAGAACAACTTTATCTAAAAGTAGATTTTTAAGTGAAAGTGGACTTATAAAAGGTTGCTTAACAATTGAAAAAAATTCTGCATATAAAACTGGAGATTTAGTAAAACATAAAATCTTTGGAATGGGAAGAGTTCAAAAAGCTGTAAAAGCTGGAAAAGATTATAAGCTTACTATTAATTTTAGCGGACAAAGAAGGGATATACTTTCTTCTTTTGTGGAGAAGATATAA
- the truB gene encoding tRNA pseudouridine(55) synthase TruB, whose translation MQKRLYNKEPLNKLLVVNKPMYISSNLYLNKIKRKYKNKKAGFSGTLDPFACGCLIVAFGQYTRLFNYLKKTPKTYRAVLWLGATSYSEDIENIISIKEEKLLHKEEIIKEIEKLKGEIEYLPPKYCAKKINGKRAYELARAGLEVELKKEVMNIIDIKLLSYSHPFISFEATVSEGSYIRSLAQLLAKNLNVVGTLSYLERLNEGEFFFENEKDLNPLEYLNLEVNNYTGSKEWLDNGKKISLEYLQKKEEGDYIILFEDFFSIIQIKNNEVSYLLNKVNI comes from the coding sequence ATGCAAAAAAGACTTTACAATAAAGAACCCTTAAATAAACTACTTGTAGTAAATAAACCAATGTATATTAGTTCAAATTTGTATTTAAATAAAATAAAAAGAAAATATAAAAATAAAAAAGCAGGTTTTAGTGGAACTTTAGACCCTTTTGCTTGTGGATGTTTAATAGTAGCTTTTGGACAATATACAAGACTTTTTAATTATTTGAAAAAAACACCAAAAACTTATAGGGCTGTTTTATGGCTTGGTGCTACTTCTTATTCTGAAGATATAGAAAATATAATAAGTATAAAAGAAGAAAAACTTTTACATAAAGAAGAAATAATTAAAGAAATTGAAAAGTTAAAAGGAGAAATAGAATATCTTCCTCCTAAATATTGTGCAAAAAAAATAAATGGAAAAAGAGCTTATGAATTAGCAAGAGCTGGCCTTGAAGTAGAGTTAAAAAAAGAAGTTATGAATATAATTGATATAAAACTACTTTCTTATTCACACCCTTTTATTAGTTTTGAAGCAACAGTTAGTGAAGGCTCATATATTAGAAGCTTAGCACAACTCTTAGCTAAGAATTTAAATGTAGTGGGAACTTTATCTTATTTAGAAAGATTAAATGAAGGAGAATTCTTTTTTGAAAATGAAAAAGACTTAAATCCTTTAGAGTACTTAAATTTAGAAGTAAATAACTATACAGGTAGTAAAGAGTGGTTAGATAATGGTAAAAAAATATCTTTAGAATATTTGCAGAAAAAAGAAGAAGGTGACTATATCATCTTATTTGAAGACTTTTTTAGTATAATCCAAATAAAAAATAATGAAGTTTCATATCTATTAAATAAGGTAAATATATAA
- a CDS encoding 4-(cytidine 5'-diphospho)-2-C-methyl-D-erythritol kinase produces MQVSIKSYAKVNIFLKIAGKRENYHEIVSRFVRVKNLYDTISFTPDNETNEFNLIGDFGCKTEDNSIYKAFLELRKYCPKIDAFFRIYNIKVEKNIPEFAGLGGGSSNAAAFLVLANKYFNLYYKKDKLAKIGARIGADVPFFIYEYDSANVTGIGEIVEEFKEEPLNIEVFTPKEIKCHTGKIFTNFRNEFYKEISAKQAKELLDLKSTDILNKLSIEEANDLYLPALKEYPNLKEYAKQGWFFSGSGSSFFKVL; encoded by the coding sequence ATGCAAGTATCTATTAAATCTTATGCAAAAGTAAATATTTTTTTAAAAATTGCAGGAAAAAGAGAAAACTACCATGAGATAGTTTCACGGTTTGTAAGGGTTAAAAATCTTTATGATACTATTTCGTTTACACCTGATAATGAAACAAATGAATTTAATTTAATAGGTGATTTTGGTTGTAAAACTGAAGATAATTCTATATATAAAGCTTTTTTAGAATTAAGAAAATATTGTCCGAAAATTGATGCATTTTTTAGAATTTATAATATAAAAGTTGAAAAAAATATTCCTGAATTTGCTGGACTTGGCGGTGGAAGTTCAAATGCTGCTGCTTTTTTAGTTTTAGCAAATAAATATTTTAATTTATATTATAAAAAAGATAAGCTTGCAAAAATTGGTGCAAGAATTGGTGCAGATGTACCTTTTTTTATATATGAATATGATAGTGCAAATGTGACAGGAATTGGTGAAATTGTAGAAGAGTTTAAAGAAGAGCCTTTAAATATTGAAGTTTTTACACCAAAAGAGATTAAATGTCATACTGGTAAAATATTTACAAATTTTAGAAATGAGTTTTATAAAGAGATAAGTGCTAAACAAGCAAAAGAATTATTAGATTTAAAAAGTACAGATATTTTAAATAAACTTTCAATAGAAGAAGCAAATGATTTATATCTTCCTGCACTTAAAGAGTATCCAAACTTAAAAGAATATGCAAAGCAAGGATGGTTTTTTAGTGGAAGTGGAAGTTCATTTTTTAAGGTTTTATAA
- the smpB gene encoding SsrA-binding protein SmpB, which translates to MAKQTSKNLVFKNKKAFHDYMILDTYEAGVVLEGSEVKAIRDGRVNLKDSFIRIIKNEVFVLNMHITHMSTTHTSYRPDERRSRKLLLHRKEIDKMYTKVTKDGITLVPLKLYFNSKNMVKMQIATAQGKKLHDKREDLKQKTMQRETQIALKNWK; encoded by the coding sequence ATGGCAAAGCAAACAAGTAAAAATTTAGTTTTTAAAAATAAAAAAGCTTTTCATGATTATATGATACTTGATACTTATGAAGCAGGTGTTGTATTAGAAGGTAGTGAAGTAAAAGCAATAAGAGATGGAAGAGTTAATTTAAAAGATAGTTTTATTAGAATAATTAAAAATGAAGTTTTTGTTCTAAATATGCATATTACACATATGAGTACAACCCATACATCTTATAGACCAGATGAAAGAAGAAGTAGAAAGCTTTTATTGCATAGAAAAGAAATAGATAAAATGTACACTAAAGTGACAAAAGATGGAATTACTTTAGTTCCTTTAAAACTTTATTTCAATTCAAAAAATATGGTAAAAATGCAAATTGCAACAGCACAAGGTAAAAAGTTGCATGATAAAAGAGAAGATTTAAAACAAAAAACAATGCAAAGAGAGACACAAATTGCATTAAAGAACTGGAAATAG
- the ccoN gene encoding cytochrome-c oxidase, cbb3-type subunit I: protein MQNGARIEYDYSVAKAFTFATILFGIIGMTIGVVLAFQLAFPGLNNLAGEYGTFSRLRPLHTNGVAFGFTLSGIFASWYYIGQRVLKVSLKESPFLMTIAKLHFVLYFITILLAVVTLFMGITTSKEYAELEWPIDLLVVVWWVLWGISIFGLIGIRRERTLYISIWYFIASFITVAMLYLFNNMEVPTYFASGGYGSWIHSVSMYSGTNDALVQWWYGHNAVGFVFTVPIIAMIYYFLPKESGQNVYSYKLSILAFWGLLFVYLWAGGHHLIYSTVPDWMQTMGSVMSVVLILPSWGSAINMLLTMKGEWQQLQTNTLIKFMILASTFYMLSTIEGPIQSIKSVNAIAHFTDWIPGHVHDGVLGWLVFMIMAALYHMAPRMYGREIYSKSLMDTQFWLQTTGIVLYFTSMWIAGITQGMMWRAYDEYGSLVYSFIDTVTVLQPYYTIRAVGGLMYLIGFFMFAYNMYKTATAGRILDKEPVNATPVAA, encoded by the coding sequence ATGCAAAACGGTGCACGAATTGAGTACGATTACTCAGTTGCAAAAGCCTTTACATTTGCAACAATTTTGTTTGGTATCATTGGTATGACAATTGGTGTTGTATTAGCATTTCAATTGGCGTTTCCTGGGTTAAACAACCTTGCAGGGGAATATGGTACTTTTAGTAGATTAAGACCATTACATACAAATGGTGTTGCATTTGGTTTTACACTTAGTGGTATTTTTGCTTCTTGGTATTATATTGGACAAAGAGTATTAAAGGTTTCTTTAAAGGAATCTCCATTCTTAATGACAATAGCAAAGCTACACTTTGTGTTATATTTTATAACAATTCTTTTAGCAGTTGTAACTTTATTTATGGGTATTACAACTTCAAAAGAGTATGCTGAATTAGAGTGGCCTATCGACCTTTTAGTGGTTGTTTGGTGGGTATTATGGGGTATTTCTATTTTTGGACTTATTGGAATTAGAAGAGAAAGAACTCTATATATTTCTATTTGGTATTTTATTGCTTCATTTATTACAGTTGCAATGTTATACTTATTTAATAATATGGAAGTACCTACATATTTTGCTTCTGGTGGTTATGGTTCATGGATTCACTCTGTGTCTATGTACTCAGGAACAAATGATGCGTTAGTACAATGGTGGTATGGACACAATGCGGTTGGATTTGTATTTACAGTTCCAATTATTGCAATGATTTATTATTTCTTACCAAAAGAGTCTGGACAAAATGTTTACTCATATAAGTTATCTATTTTAGCTTTCTGGGGATTACTATTTGTTTACTTATGGGCTGGTGGACACCACTTAATTTATTCAACTGTTCCAGATTGGATGCAAACTATGGGTTCTGTAATGTCAGTTGTTTTAATTTTACCATCATGGGGATCAGCAATTAATATGCTTTTAACTATGAAAGGTGAGTGGCAACAATTACAAACAAACACATTAATTAAGTTTATGATTCTAGCTTCAACTTTCTATATGTTATCAACAATTGAAGGACCAATTCAATCAATTAAATCTGTTAATGCAATTGCACACTTTACAGATTGGATTCCAGGTCACGTTCATGATGGTGTATTAGGTTGGTTAGTATTTATGATTATGGCTGCTTTATATCATATGGCACCAAGAATGTATGGAAGAGAAATCTACTCAAAATCTTTAATGGATACTCAATTCTGGTTACAAACTACAGGTATTGTATTATACTTTACTTCAATGTGGATTGCAGGTATTACACAAGGTATGATGTGGAGAGCTTATGATGAGTACGGTTCATTAGTTTACTCATTTATTGATACAGTTACTGTATTACAACCATACTATACAATTAGAGCTGTTGGTGGGTTAATGTACCTAATTGGATTCTTTATGTTTGCTTATAACATGTATAAAACTGCAACTGCAGGTAGAATACTTGATAAAGAACCAGTAAATGCAACACCTGTAGCAGCTTAA
- the ccoO gene encoding cytochrome-c oxidase, cbb3-type subunit II: MFHWLEQRPFFFAVLVFVFVSFAGIIEVIPDFAKQSRPTVGTKPYSVLELAGRHVYIKDSCNACHSQLIRPFKSETDRYGMYSLSGEYAYDRPFLWGSKRTGPDLMRVGNYRTTDWHENHMMNPASVVPGTVMPAYPHQFDNIADLDTAYAEALTVKNVFNTPYDQDLDGDGQIDVKLGNYEDAIAAAKEEAKAIAADMKNQKVKDAVANGQVPEIVALIAYLNSLK; encoded by the coding sequence ATGTTTCATTGGTTAGAACAAAGACCGTTTTTCTTCGCGGTATTAGTATTTGTATTTGTTTCATTTGCAGGTATTATTGAAGTAATTCCTGATTTCGCTAAACAAAGTAGACCAACAGTTGGTACAAAACCTTATTCAGTGTTAGAGTTAGCAGGTAGACATGTATATATTAAAGATTCATGTAATGCTTGTCACTCTCAATTAATCAGACCATTTAAATCTGAAACTGATAGATATGGTATGTACTCTTTATCTGGTGAGTATGCTTATGATAGACCATTTTTATGGGGATCAAAAAGAACTGGTCCAGATTTAATGAGAGTTGGAAACTACAGAACTACAGATTGGCATGAAAATCATATGATGAATCCTGCTTCTGTTGTTCCTGGAACTGTTATGCCAGCTTATCCACACCAATTTGATAATATTGCTGATTTAGATACAGCTTATGCTGAAGCTTTAACAGTTAAAAATGTATTTAATACTCCATATGACCAAGATTTAGATGGCGATGGACAAATTGATGTAAAACTTGGTAATTATGAAGATGCAATTGCTGCTGCTAAAGAAGAAGCAAAAGCTATTGCTGCTGATATGAAAAACCAAAAAGTAAAAGATGCCGTAGCTAACGGTCAAGTTCCTGAGATTGTTGCATTAATTGCATATTTAAATTCTTTAAAATAA
- a CDS encoding CcoQ/FixQ family Cbb3-type cytochrome c oxidase assembly chaperone, with the protein MDNEALLNLQGYLKFFLILIVFVVFYSYAFSIYRRDKKGERDFEKYSNLVHDDSVKSDPLEERNNNKEINEKESIK; encoded by the coding sequence ATGGATAACGAGGCTCTACTGAATCTTCAAGGTTATTTGAAGTTTTTTTTAATACTAATAGTATTTGTAGTTTTTTACTCTTATGCTTTTTCTATATATAGAAGGGATAAAAAGGGTGAAAGAGATTTTGAAAAATACTCTAATCTTGTTCATGACGATTCTGTAAAGTCTGATCCTCTTGAAGAAAGAAACAATAATAAAGAGATAAACGAGAAGGAGAGTATCAAATGA